In Gigantopelta aegis isolate Gae_Host chromosome 14, Gae_host_genome, whole genome shotgun sequence, the following proteins share a genomic window:
- the LOC121387974 gene encoding uncharacterized protein LOC121387974: protein MGRVMCMEMCLRQSREYPTTPNPRSENALPRCNGSCDVDGQGILPIPGMPHDTKAVAAFLLMQGKRLTEIAMGRVMCMETCLRLSREYPMTRNPRSENALPRCNGLCDVDGQGILPIPGMPHDTKAVAAFLLIQGKRLTEIAMGRVMCMETCLRQSREYPTIS, encoded by the exons ATGGGTCGTGTTATGTGCATGGAAATGTGCTTACGTCAATCCAGGGAATATCCGACGACACCAAACCCTCGGAGTGAAAACGCTCTTCCGAGATGCAATGGGTCGTGCGATGTGGATGGACAAGGGATTCTCCCAATCCCAGGGATGCCCCACGACACCAAAGCCGTG gCGGCGTTTCTCTTAATGCAGGGGAAACGTTTAACCGAGATTGCGATGGGTCGTGTTATGTGCATGGAAACGTGCTTACGTTTATCCAGGGAATATCCGATGACACGAAACCCTCGGAGTGAAAACGCTCTTCCGAGATGCAATGGGTTGTGCGATGTGGATGGACAAGGGATTCTCCCAATCCCAGGGATGCCCCACGACaccaaagccgtg gCGGCGTTTCTCTTAATACAGGGGAAACGTTTAACCGAGATTGCGATGGGTCGTGTTATGTGCATGGAAACGTGCTTACGTCAATCCAGGGAATATCCGACGATATCCTAA